A window of Euwallacea similis isolate ESF13 chromosome 10, ESF131.1, whole genome shotgun sequence contains these coding sequences:
- the LOC136411772 gene encoding homeobox protein caupolican-like isoform X2, with amino-acid sequence MMAAYAQFAGYGYPTATQLLVGGQPTTNSGSSPASGGGSLSPGGSAGLPGALSPGGTSSTGPTQCCDNGRPLVTDPVTGQSVCSCQYDSARLAALQYPRSVSMYGTPYPSTDQNPYPSIGVESSAFYSPLSNPYGLKDASGATDMPAWTSAGLQPTTGYYPYDPALAAYGYGAGYDLAARRKNATRESTATLKAWLNEHKKNPYPTKGEKIMLAIITKMTLTQVSTWFANARRRLKKENKMTWEPKNKTEDDDDALVSDSDDKDKDDEDKRDEIDIHGRIKSERTKDLDDDDMTDEDRKDDILGNNMHHILSNGYALKSEIKNSDCGVPLPPSKPKIWSLADTAACKTPPPPPPPSQGGQWLGSSNGFALPSSRYNSSGNFLAGHCQQGFPEVQTDTPPQTPPNLKVSNLNGNVAPCSNSGYPQNSSNSGFLGGFGRVNSPQRTQAQNPQPMNSSSGSVGDNAAFKPFYKSSQSLNGGFVSPV; translated from the exons ATGATGGCGGCTTATGCCCAGTTTGCTGGTTACGGTTATCCGACGGCTACGCAG CTCTTGGTCGGCGGTCAACCGACGACAAACAGCGGTTCGTCCCCGGCGTCTGGGGGCGGTTCCCTGAGCCCTGGTGGTTCCGCAGGGCTTCCCGGTGCGTTGTCTCCCGGGGGAACTTCCTCCACTGGGCCCACTCAATGCTGTGATAACGGCAGGCCCTTGGTCACCGATCCGGTTACCGGACAAAGCGTCTGTTCCTGTCAGTACGATTCTGCGAGGTTGGCGGCTCTGCAGTACCCTCGGAGTGTCAGCATGTACGGCACACCCTATCCCAGCACCGACCAGAATCCCTACCCTAGTATAGGAGTTGAGAGTTCCGCCTTCTATTCACCACTg agcAACCCTTACGGCCTGAAAGACGCCAGTGGGGCGACGGATATGCCGGCGTGGACCAGCGCGGGCCTCCAACCGACCACAGGGTATTATCCTTACGATCCAGCCTTGGCCGCCTACGG ATACGGTGCCGGGTACGACTTGGCGGCACGGCGGAAAAACGCGACGAGGGAGTCGACTGCCACCCTCAAAGCGTGGCTGAACGAACATAAAAAGAACCCTTATCCGACCAAAGGGGAGAAGATTATGCTGGCGATTATCACCAAAATGACTTTGACAcag GTGTCGACGTGGTTCGCAAACGCCCGCCGAAGATTGAAGAAAGAGAACAAAATGACGTGGGAGCCGAAGAACAAGACCGAGGACGACGATGACGCGCTGGTGTCCGACAGCGACGATAAGGACAAAGACGACGAGGACAAGCGCGACGAGATCG ACATACACGGCAGAATAAAATCGGAGCGCACGAAAGATCTGGACGACGACGACATGACAGACGAGGATCGCAAAGACGACATTTTGGGCAACAACATGCATCACATTCTGAGCAACGGTTATGCACTCAAGTCCGAAATCAAGAACTCGGACTGTGGAGTGCCTCTGCCACCCTCGAAGCCCAAAATTTGGAGTTTGGCGGACACGGCCGCCTGTAAAACCCCTCCGCCGCCGCCGCCGCCCAGCCAAGGGGGTCAGTGGTTGGGCAGTTCGAACGGGTTCGCGTTGCCCAGTTCCAG GTATAACTCGAGCGGCAATTTTTTAGCCGGCCACTGTCAGCAGGGTTTTCCCGAGGTCCAGACGGACACCCCTCCACAGACGCCTCCCAACCTCAAGGTATCGAACCTGAACGGCAACGTGGCGCCGTGCTCAAACAGCGGGTACCCTCAGAACTCGAGCAACAGCGGCTTTCTGGGCGGTTTCGGGAGGGTCAACAGTCCTCAGAGGACGCAGGCACAAAATCCGCAACCGATGAATTCTTCTTCGGGGAGTGTTGGCGATAACGCGGCTTTTAAGCCCTTTTACAAGAG CTCGCAGAGCTTGAACGGAGGCTTCGTATCGCCAGTATGA